A DNA window from Brassica napus cultivar Da-Ae chromosome A4, Da-Ae, whole genome shotgun sequence contains the following coding sequences:
- the LOC106446301 gene encoding uncharacterized protein At5g41620 isoform X1 yields the protein MESKVTGGEEERGERQKVERLVEKLKNYTTTKNNNNGDGPSTPVHVSFSGSSKLFSPSDVVSSRKLAAAFWEFHHYYCYQEEDRSFFSPPPAAAEMHRRQRHGKAVVKENGLDLSQFLRDPSPDHQPESAGSLRRQIGQVLMKHHQSLERNNHALQPVSPASYGSSLEVAPYNKAVTPSSSLEFRGRQSREPQYNLKTSTELLKVLNRIWSLEEQHAANISLIKSLKTELAHSRVRIKELLRYQQADRHELNGVVKQLTEENLSRKNKEAERIQSVRKELEDERKLRKRSESMQRKLARELSEVKSSLSECVKEVERGNKSKKMVEILCDEFAKGIKSYEEEFHGLKHKNWAGREERDQMVLHIAESWLDERMQMRLEGGGEDVLDKLGVEIETFLQAKRRSSLESVPFNALSAPPHDVECEEDSGASDSNCFELKKPVESHVNETETNKDDEKPKGMIGSPSSFQVKFEDQMAWAMSSNGKKKTKTIKEEDDDAEPEKNKQENETTSKNDVMGEMIRTHRRLLSETGEASCSSYPSSWRQASPVRQWTSRTVTGEILGSSETSAAIGIAQGVKDNTLKTKLAKSSKSRLRLFKG from the exons ATGGAAAGTAAAGTAacaggaggagaagaagaaaggggaGAGAGACAGAAAGTGGAGAGATTGGTGGAAAAGTTGAAAAATTATACTactaccaaaaataataataatggagATGGACCTTCAACTCCGGTGCACGTTAGCTTCTCCGGCTCTTCTAAATTATTCTCACCATCAGACGTTGTTTCATCACGAAAGCTCGCTGCTGCTTTCTGGGAGTTTCATCACTACTACTGCTACCAAGAAGAAGATCGCTCCTTCTTTTCTCCTCCTCCTGCTGCTGCTGAAATGCACCGCCGACAGCGCCACGGCAAGGCGGTGGTTAAGGAGAATGGTCTCGACCTCTCTCAGTTCCTCCGAGATCCCTCTCCTGATCATCAG CCAGAGAGTGCAGGAAGTCTAAGGAGGCAGATCGGTCAAGTTCTGATGAAACATCATCAATCACTCGAAAGAAACAATCACGCTCTTCAGCCTGTATCTCCTGCTAGTTATGGAAGCTCTCTTGAG GTTGCGCCATACAACAAAGCAGTGACTCCAAGCAGCTCACTAGAGTTCCGAGGAAGACAATCTAGAGAACCTCAATACAATCTCAAAACATCAACTGAACTTCTCAAGGTACTGAACCGTATTTGGAGCCTCGAGGAGCAGCACGCAGCCAACATCTCCTTGATAAAATCTCTCAAAACCGAGCTGGCTCATTCGCGTGTTCGAATCAAAGAGCTTCTTAGGTATCAACAAGCTGATAGACACGAGCTAAACGGTGTGGTGAAGCAGCTCACTGAGGAAAACCTCTCGAGGAAGAACAAAGAAGCTGAACGGATTCAGTCTGTGAGGAAAGAGTTGGAAGACGAGCGGAAACTTCGAAAACGTTCCGAGAGTATGCAGAGGAAACTGGCGAGAGAGCTCTCTGAAGTGAAGTCTTCGTTGTCTGAGTGCGTCAAGGAGGTTGAGAGAGGGAATAAGTCAAAGAAGATGGTGGAGATACTCTGCGATGAGTTTGCTAAAGGGATCAAGAGCTACGAAGAGGAGTTTCACGGTTTAAAGCACAAGAATTGGGCTGGTCGGGAGGAAAGAGATCAGATGGTTCTTCATATCGCAGAATCTTGGCTTGACGAAAGGATGCAAATGAGATtagaaggaggaggagaagatgtGTTGGATAAGCTCGGGGTTGAGATAGAGACATTCCTTCAGGCTAAGCGTAGGAGTTCACTTGAATCTGTTCCGTTTAATGCATTGAGTGCACCACCGCATGATGTGGAGTGTGAGGAAGACTCTGGGGCAAGCGACTCGAATTGCTTCGAGCTCAAGAAACCTGTTGAGTCTCATGTAAACGAAACTGAAACGAACAAAGACGATGAAAAGCCAAAAGGAATGATTGGAAGTCCGTCGAGTTTCCAAGTGAAGTTCGAGGATCAAATGGCGTGGGCTATGTCTAGTAAcgggaagaagaaaacaaaaaccatcaaagaagaagatgatgatgcagAGCCTGAGAAGAACAAGCAAGAGAATGAAACTACAAGCAAGAATGATGTGATGGGGGAAATGATTCGGACACACAGAAGATTATTGTCTGAAACTGGGGAAGCTTCTTGTAGTAGTTACCCATCTTCTTGGAGACAAGCGAGTCCAGTTCGACAATGGACTTCAAGAACCGTAACAGGTGAAATTCTTGGCTCCTCCGAGACGTCTGCTGCTATTGGGATAGCTCAAGGAGTCAAGGATAATACTTTGAAAACAAAACTCGCAAAGAGTTCTAAGTCTCGTCTTCGGCTGTTCAAAGGCTGA
- the LOC106446301 gene encoding uncharacterized protein At5g41620 isoform X2, which translates to MKHHQSLERNNHALQPVSPASYGSSLEVAPYNKAVTPSSSLEFRGRQSREPQYNLKTSTELLKVLNRIWSLEEQHAANISLIKSLKTELAHSRVRIKELLRYQQADRHELNGVVKQLTEENLSRKNKEAERIQSVRKELEDERKLRKRSESMQRKLARELSEVKSSLSECVKEVERGNKSKKMVEILCDEFAKGIKSYEEEFHGLKHKNWAGREERDQMVLHIAESWLDERMQMRLEGGGEDVLDKLGVEIETFLQAKRRSSLESVPFNALSAPPHDVECEEDSGASDSNCFELKKPVESHVNETETNKDDEKPKGMIGSPSSFQVKFEDQMAWAMSSNGKKKTKTIKEEDDDAEPEKNKQENETTSKNDVMGEMIRTHRRLLSETGEASCSSYPSSWRQASPVRQWTSRTVTGEILGSSETSAAIGIAQGVKDNTLKTKLAKSSKSRLRLFKG; encoded by the exons ATGAAACATCATCAATCACTCGAAAGAAACAATCACGCTCTTCAGCCTGTATCTCCTGCTAGTTATGGAAGCTCTCTTGAG GTTGCGCCATACAACAAAGCAGTGACTCCAAGCAGCTCACTAGAGTTCCGAGGAAGACAATCTAGAGAACCTCAATACAATCTCAAAACATCAACTGAACTTCTCAAGGTACTGAACCGTATTTGGAGCCTCGAGGAGCAGCACGCAGCCAACATCTCCTTGATAAAATCTCTCAAAACCGAGCTGGCTCATTCGCGTGTTCGAATCAAAGAGCTTCTTAGGTATCAACAAGCTGATAGACACGAGCTAAACGGTGTGGTGAAGCAGCTCACTGAGGAAAACCTCTCGAGGAAGAACAAAGAAGCTGAACGGATTCAGTCTGTGAGGAAAGAGTTGGAAGACGAGCGGAAACTTCGAAAACGTTCCGAGAGTATGCAGAGGAAACTGGCGAGAGAGCTCTCTGAAGTGAAGTCTTCGTTGTCTGAGTGCGTCAAGGAGGTTGAGAGAGGGAATAAGTCAAAGAAGATGGTGGAGATACTCTGCGATGAGTTTGCTAAAGGGATCAAGAGCTACGAAGAGGAGTTTCACGGTTTAAAGCACAAGAATTGGGCTGGTCGGGAGGAAAGAGATCAGATGGTTCTTCATATCGCAGAATCTTGGCTTGACGAAAGGATGCAAATGAGATtagaaggaggaggagaagatgtGTTGGATAAGCTCGGGGTTGAGATAGAGACATTCCTTCAGGCTAAGCGTAGGAGTTCACTTGAATCTGTTCCGTTTAATGCATTGAGTGCACCACCGCATGATGTGGAGTGTGAGGAAGACTCTGGGGCAAGCGACTCGAATTGCTTCGAGCTCAAGAAACCTGTTGAGTCTCATGTAAACGAAACTGAAACGAACAAAGACGATGAAAAGCCAAAAGGAATGATTGGAAGTCCGTCGAGTTTCCAAGTGAAGTTCGAGGATCAAATGGCGTGGGCTATGTCTAGTAAcgggaagaagaaaacaaaaaccatcaaagaagaagatgatgatgcagAGCCTGAGAAGAACAAGCAAGAGAATGAAACTACAAGCAAGAATGATGTGATGGGGGAAATGATTCGGACACACAGAAGATTATTGTCTGAAACTGGGGAAGCTTCTTGTAGTAGTTACCCATCTTCTTGGAGACAAGCGAGTCCAGTTCGACAATGGACTTCAAGAACCGTAACAGGTGAAATTCTTGGCTCCTCCGAGACGTCTGCTGCTATTGGGATAGCTCAAGGAGTCAAGGATAATACTTTGAAAACAAAACTCGCAAAGAGTTCTAAGTCTCGTCTTCGGCTGTTCAAAGGCTGA